TCCGCGACAGGCCGAGCCGGGCGGCCAGATCCGCCTCCTTGGGCAGCCGGTCCCCCGGGCCCAGCTCGCCGGAGGTGATCATCTCCTTGATCTTGACGATCGCCTCATCCGTCAGCGCCATCGGATCAGTATGCCGCCGCACCACCGCCGCCACCCGCACCTACCATCGAGTTGTGGTGACGAGTACCGGCTACTCCGGCAAACCGCTGGCCGCGAAGCTCGGGATCAAACCCGGGTCCGTCGTCCTGCTGGACCACGCGCCCGCCGGCTTCGTGATCGAGGGCCTCCCGGACGGCGTCACCCCGCTGACCCGGCCCGGCCGGACCGAGCTGGACCTCACCCTGACCTTCTGCCCGGACCGCGAGCGCCTCGCCGCCCGGCTCCCCCAGCTCCTGGCCAGGACCACCACGAACGGCATGATCTGGGTCGCCTGGCCGAAGCGGTCGTCCGGCGTACCGACCGATCTCGACGAGAACGGCGTCCGCGAACTGGCCCTGCCGCTCGGCCTCGTGGACGTGAAGGTGTGCGCGGTCGACACCACCTGGTCCGGGCTGAAGCTGGTCCGGCGGCTGGCCAATCGGTGAGAACTGGACTGATCCGCTGCGTGACGTTGGCCACATTTTTGCGCACGCCCGGTCATCACCCCCGGCAAACGCGCAGTTGCATACAGTGGGCACTCAGGCGTAGCGGGCACTCCGGAAAGGTCCTGACCCAGCCCTGGAACCCCACCTCTGCAACGCGTCCGGCAGTCCGGCCGGGCCGAGAAGCCGGTGCCGGCGGCGTGAACCCGGGCAACACCGCTGAAACATCCGAAACACAGGTGTTCCAGGGCTCGAACGATCAACCCACGGCGGAAGAACCACTCGACACACTGGTCCGGTGGTCCCGGGCTGTAGATGTGTTGCCGGTGCTATTAGCCTTGCCTCGGGAGCAGCCCCATAACTCCCGTAGTCATAACAGTGGTACCGGACCCGCAATCGGAAGAGGCGAACTGCCCAGTGGCCACCGAGCCATCAGACACAAATCCCCTTGCAGCCTTCGGAGCGAACGAATGGCTGGTCGACGAGATGTACGAGAAGTACCAGCAGGATCCCAAGTCGGTGGATCCAGCGTGGTTCGCCTACTTTCAAGGGGACAGTTTCAAGGATTACAGCCCGGGTGACGCGAAGCCGGTGAACACCGCCCCGTCCGACGCTCCCCGACCTGATGCGGTGTCCGAGAACAAGACCCCGGAAGCACCGGCCCGCGGTACGGCGGCGACCGCACCCGCCGCGAGCAAGCCGGCCGCCCAGGCCGCCGCCGCGACGCCGGCCCCGGCCGCGCCCGCCACCACGGCGACCCAGAGCACGACCCAGCCTGCCCAGACCAAGCCCGCAGCAGCGGCCCAGCAGACCGCGGCCGCGGCGAGCGGCGCCCCGACCGGAGGAACGGTGAACCAACCGCCCACAGCGCAGCCCAAGCCCGCTCCCGCGACCAGCACGGACGCGGAGCGCAGGATCCTGCGGGGTGCCCCGGCCCGGACCGCCCAGAACATGGAGATCAGCCTCCAGGTCCCGACCGCGACCAGCGTCCGCCAGGTGCCGGTCAAGCTGCTGATCGACAACCGGATCGTCATCAACAACCACCTCAAGCGCGCTCGCGGTGGCAAGATCTCGTTCACCCACCTGGTCGGCTGGGCGCTGGTCAAGGCGCTCAAGACCCTGCCGGAGATGAACGCGTCGTACGACGAGACCGAGGGCAAGCCGACGCTGGTCCAGCCCGAGCACATCAACCTCGGCCTGGCCATCGACATGCAGAAGCCGGACGGGACCCGCCAGCTGCTGGTGCCGTCGATCAAGGCGACCGAGTCGATGACGTTCGCCGAGTTCTGGATGGCCTACGAGGACATCGTCCGCCGGGCCCGCGACAACAAGCTCGCGCTGCCGGACTTCCAGGGCACCACGATCAGCCTCACCAACCCCGGCACGATCGGCACGCAGCACTCGGTGCCGCGGCTGATGAGCGGCCAGGGCTGCATCATCGGCGTCGGCGCGATGGACTACCCGACGGAGTACCAGGGCGCGGCCGAGGAGACGATGGCCAAGCTCGCGGTCAGCAAGGTGATGACGCTGACCTCGACGTACGACCACCGGATCATCCAGGGCGCGCAGTCGGGTGAGTTCCTGCGCCGCCTGCACCAGCTGCTGCTCGGCGCCGAGGGCTTCTACGACGAGATCTTCCAGAGCCTGCGGATCCCGTACGAGCCGATCCGCTGGGCCGCCGACCTCCCGCACAGCCACGAGGAGGACATCAGCAAGCAGGCCCGGATCCTGGAGCTGATCCACGCCTACCGCGTGCGCGGCCACATCATGGCCGACACCGACCCGCTGGAGTACAAGCAGCGCAGCCACCCCGACCTCGACGTCGCCACCCACGGCCTGACGCTGTGGGACCTGGACCGCGAGTTCGCCACCGGCTCGTTCGGTGCCGCGACCGACCGCCGGTTCATGAAGCTGCGCGAGATCCTCGGCATCCTGCGTGACTCGTACTGCCGCACCACCGGTATCGAGTACATGCACATCCAGGACCCCGAGCAGCGCAAGTGGCTGCAGGAGCGGATCGAGCGGCCGCACACCAAGCCGCCGCGCGAGGAGCAGCTGCGCATCCTGGCCAAGCTGAACGAGGCCGAGGCGTTCGAGACCTTCCTGCAGACCAAGTACGTCGGCCAGAAGCGGTTCTCCCTGGAAGGCGGCGAGACCACGATCCCGCTGCTGGACGAGCTGTGCGAGGAAGCCGCCGGCGCCGGTCTGGACGAGGTCGTCATCGGTATGGCGCACC
The Kribbella italica DNA segment above includes these coding regions:
- a CDS encoding DUF3052 family protein, which translates into the protein MVTSTGYSGKPLAAKLGIKPGSVVLLDHAPAGFVIEGLPDGVTPLTRPGRTELDLTLTFCPDRERLAARLPQLLARTTTNGMIWVAWPKRSSGVPTDLDENGVRELALPLGLVDVKVCAVDTTWSGLKLVRRLANR